One window of the Pseudarthrobacter sp. ATCC 49987 genome contains the following:
- a CDS encoding ABC transporter ATP-binding protein yields MRSPESPVLSISGLVKDVGPLPTLDGKMLRVVSGLSLVAERGQVTALLGANGAGKTTTIECAQGLQKRTHGSISLLGEDPDTAGAGLRARVGVMLQDGGLPPSARPIPLLKHIAGMYQDPWPVDELIERLGIDSFSRTSVRRLSGGQKQRLALAAALVGNPEVLFLDEPSAGLDPQSRQLVFELISELRNRGMGIILTTHLMDDAQRLADYVYIIDAGRNVAEGTVAQLLQHPLPPDAGEQHIRTLLFETDPGLDFTGVLPDGVNITEARAGSYAATGALTAADLAAITAWWAARGIMPRSLSLEARSLEDVFLDISGREIR; encoded by the coding sequence GTGCGATCCCCCGAATCCCCCGTCCTGTCCATCAGCGGGCTAGTCAAGGATGTTGGTCCACTGCCCACCCTCGACGGCAAAATGCTGCGGGTGGTCAGCGGGCTTTCCCTCGTTGCCGAACGTGGTCAAGTCACGGCCCTGCTGGGGGCCAACGGCGCGGGCAAAACCACCACCATCGAATGCGCCCAGGGACTGCAGAAACGCACCCACGGCAGCATCAGCCTCCTGGGCGAAGACCCGGACACTGCCGGGGCAGGGCTGCGCGCCCGCGTCGGAGTGATGCTCCAGGACGGCGGACTGCCGCCGTCGGCCCGTCCCATCCCCCTGCTCAAGCATATTGCCGGCATGTACCAGGACCCGTGGCCGGTTGACGAACTCATTGAACGCCTTGGCATCGACAGCTTCAGCAGGACCTCGGTCCGGCGGCTCTCCGGCGGGCAGAAACAGCGGCTCGCGCTTGCGGCCGCACTCGTGGGCAACCCCGAGGTGCTGTTCCTGGACGAGCCCAGCGCCGGCCTGGACCCGCAGTCGCGACAACTCGTGTTCGAGCTCATTTCCGAACTCCGGAACCGCGGGATGGGGATCATCCTCACCACCCACCTCATGGATGACGCCCAGCGCCTCGCGGACTACGTCTACATCATCGACGCCGGCCGCAATGTCGCCGAGGGCACCGTCGCGCAGCTCCTGCAGCACCCCCTGCCACCGGACGCCGGAGAGCAGCACATCCGCACCCTGCTGTTCGAGACCGACCCCGGGCTGGATTTCACCGGGGTACTGCCCGACGGCGTCAACATCACCGAAGCGCGGGCCGGCAGCTACGCCGCCACCGGGGCGCTCACCGCGGCCGACCTCGCGGCGATCACCGCCTGGTGGGCAGCCCGGGGCATCATGCCCCG